The following proteins come from a genomic window of Ailuropoda melanoleuca isolate Jingjing chromosome 2, ASM200744v2, whole genome shotgun sequence:
- the PIGV gene encoding GPI mannosyltransferase 2 isoform X1 encodes MWGSIPERRDHALSRRQKLNRCATQAPLIHILIKFRIYMNSLWCLAQCPVLSMFSALFNAIIPDHRAEAFSPPRLAPSGSVDHLVEGLLGGLSRWDAEHFLFIAEHGYLYEHNFAFFPGFPLALLVGAELLRPLRALLNLRSCLLISVALFNSLFSVLAAVALHDLGCLVLRCPHQAFYGALLFCLSPANVFLAAGYSEALFALLTFSAMGQLERGRSWTSGLLFALATGVRSNGLVSVGFLVYSQCQGFLSSLMVLNPLRPLLKLMGSVFLSLFMLGLPFALFQYYAYTQFCLSSSARPIPKPLLQLAADKGYRIVEGNEPPWCSWELPLIYSYIQDIYWNVGFLRYYELKQVPNFLLAVPVAILVAWATWTYVTTHPWLCLTLGMQRSKNSKTLEKPDPGFLGPRVFVYLVHAVALLLFGGLCMHVQVLTRFLGSSTPVVYWFPAYLLQNHEPLLRSLETVPWKPLAGDSLPGQKVPRNSIMGLLYNWKTCSLVTRCILGYFLSYWLLGLLLHCNFLPWT; translated from the exons atgtggggctcgatcccagaacgccgggatcacgccctgagccgaaggcagaagcttaaccgctgtgccacccaggcgcccctgatacatattttaatcaaatttcgCATATATATGAATTCTCTctggtgcctagcacagtgcccagtgCTTAGTATGTTCTCA GCTCTCTTCAATGCCATCATCCCCGATCACCGTGCAGAAGCCTTCTCTCCTCCTCGCCTCGCCCCCTCAGGCTCTGTGGACCACCTTGTGGAAGGTCTCCTCGGTGGCCTGTCTCGCTGGGACGCCGAACACTTCCTGTTCATTGCCGAGCATGGCTATCTGTACGAGCACAACTTTGCCTTCTTCCCTGGCTTCCCCCTGGCTCTCTTGGTGGGAGCTGAACTACTGAGGCCTCTGCGGGCATTACTGAACCTACGGAGTTGCCTGTTAATCTCAGTAGCGTTGTTCAATTCCTTGTTCTCTGTGCTGGCCGCTGTTGCACTTCACGACCTGGGCTGTCTGGTTTTGCGCTGTCCCCACCAGGCCTTCTATGGAGCCCTACTGTTCTGCCTCAGCCCCGCCAATGTCTTTCTGGCAGCTGGTTACTCGGAAGCTTTGTTTGCCCTCTTGACATTCAGCGCCATGGGGCAGCTGGAAAGGGGCCGAAGCTGGACTAGTGGACTCCTCTTTGCCCTCGCCACTGGCGTACGCTCCAATGGGCTGGTCAGCGTTGGCTTCCTCGTGTATTCTCAGTGCCAAGGCTTTCTGTCCTCTCTCATGGTGCTGAATCCTCTGAGACCGCTCTTGAAGCTGATGGGCTCTGTGTTCCTATCTCTGTTCATGCTTGGCCTTCCCTTTGCCCTCTTTCAGTATTATGCCTATACCCAGTTCTGTCTGTCAAGCTCAGCCCGCCCCATCCCTAAGCCCTTGCTGCAGTTAGCTGCGGACAAGGGCTACCGGATTGTGGAAGGAAATGAGCCACCTTGGTGCTCCTGGGAACTTCCCCTCATATATAGCTATATCCAGGATATCTACTGGAATGTTGGCTTTTTGAGATACTATGAGCTCAAGCAGGTGCCCAACTTCCTACTGGCCGTGCCAGTGGCTATACTGGTTGCCTGGGCAACATGGACATATGTGACTACCCACCCTTGGCTCTGCCTTACACTTGGGATGCAAAGGAGCAAGAACAGTAAGACCCTGGAGAAACCTGACCCTGGATTCCTCGGCCCTCGGGTGTTTGTGTACCTGGTCCACGCTGTGGCGCTGTTGCTGTTTGGTGGTCTGTGCATGCATGTTCAG GTTCTTACCAGGTTTCTGGGTTCCTCCACTCCTGTTGTATACTGGTTTCCAGCTTATTTGCTTCAGAATCATGAGCCACTGCTGAGATCCCTAGAGACTGTGCCTTGGAAGCCTCTTGCAGGGGACTCCCTACCAGGACAAAAGGTACCCAGAAATTCTATCATGGGACTTTTATACAACTGGAAAACCTGTTCTCTAGTCACACGATGCATTCTGGGCTACTTCCTGTCTTACTGGCTCCTGGGACTGCTCCTGCATTGCAACTTCCTACCTTGGACTTGA
- the PIGV gene encoding GPI mannosyltransferase 2 isoform X2 has protein sequence MWPLDPSRKEVLRFAVSCRVLTLVLQALFNAIIPDHRAEAFSPPRLAPSGSVDHLVEGLLGGLSRWDAEHFLFIAEHGYLYEHNFAFFPGFPLALLVGAELLRPLRALLNLRSCLLISVALFNSLFSVLAAVALHDLGCLVLRCPHQAFYGALLFCLSPANVFLAAGYSEALFALLTFSAMGQLERGRSWTSGLLFALATGVRSNGLVSVGFLVYSQCQGFLSSLMVLNPLRPLLKLMGSVFLSLFMLGLPFALFQYYAYTQFCLSSSARPIPKPLLQLAADKGYRIVEGNEPPWCSWELPLIYSYIQDIYWNVGFLRYYELKQVPNFLLAVPVAILVAWATWTYVTTHPWLCLTLGMQRSKNSKTLEKPDPGFLGPRVFVYLVHAVALLLFGGLCMHVQVLTRFLGSSTPVVYWFPAYLLQNHEPLLRSLETVPWKPLAGDSLPGQKVPRNSIMGLLYNWKTCSLVTRCILGYFLSYWLLGLLLHCNFLPWT, from the exons ATGTGGCCCCTGGACCCGTCCAGGAAAGAGGTGCTGAGGTTTGCAGTCAGCTGCCGCGTCCTGACTCTGGTGCTGCAG GCTCTCTTCAATGCCATCATCCCCGATCACCGTGCAGAAGCCTTCTCTCCTCCTCGCCTCGCCCCCTCAGGCTCTGTGGACCACCTTGTGGAAGGTCTCCTCGGTGGCCTGTCTCGCTGGGACGCCGAACACTTCCTGTTCATTGCCGAGCATGGCTATCTGTACGAGCACAACTTTGCCTTCTTCCCTGGCTTCCCCCTGGCTCTCTTGGTGGGAGCTGAACTACTGAGGCCTCTGCGGGCATTACTGAACCTACGGAGTTGCCTGTTAATCTCAGTAGCGTTGTTCAATTCCTTGTTCTCTGTGCTGGCCGCTGTTGCACTTCACGACCTGGGCTGTCTGGTTTTGCGCTGTCCCCACCAGGCCTTCTATGGAGCCCTACTGTTCTGCCTCAGCCCCGCCAATGTCTTTCTGGCAGCTGGTTACTCGGAAGCTTTGTTTGCCCTCTTGACATTCAGCGCCATGGGGCAGCTGGAAAGGGGCCGAAGCTGGACTAGTGGACTCCTCTTTGCCCTCGCCACTGGCGTACGCTCCAATGGGCTGGTCAGCGTTGGCTTCCTCGTGTATTCTCAGTGCCAAGGCTTTCTGTCCTCTCTCATGGTGCTGAATCCTCTGAGACCGCTCTTGAAGCTGATGGGCTCTGTGTTCCTATCTCTGTTCATGCTTGGCCTTCCCTTTGCCCTCTTTCAGTATTATGCCTATACCCAGTTCTGTCTGTCAAGCTCAGCCCGCCCCATCCCTAAGCCCTTGCTGCAGTTAGCTGCGGACAAGGGCTACCGGATTGTGGAAGGAAATGAGCCACCTTGGTGCTCCTGGGAACTTCCCCTCATATATAGCTATATCCAGGATATCTACTGGAATGTTGGCTTTTTGAGATACTATGAGCTCAAGCAGGTGCCCAACTTCCTACTGGCCGTGCCAGTGGCTATACTGGTTGCCTGGGCAACATGGACATATGTGACTACCCACCCTTGGCTCTGCCTTACACTTGGGATGCAAAGGAGCAAGAACAGTAAGACCCTGGAGAAACCTGACCCTGGATTCCTCGGCCCTCGGGTGTTTGTGTACCTGGTCCACGCTGTGGCGCTGTTGCTGTTTGGTGGTCTGTGCATGCATGTTCAG GTTCTTACCAGGTTTCTGGGTTCCTCCACTCCTGTTGTATACTGGTTTCCAGCTTATTTGCTTCAGAATCATGAGCCACTGCTGAGATCCCTAGAGACTGTGCCTTGGAAGCCTCTTGCAGGGGACTCCCTACCAGGACAAAAGGTACCCAGAAATTCTATCATGGGACTTTTATACAACTGGAAAACCTGTTCTCTAGTCACACGATGCATTCTGGGCTACTTCCTGTCTTACTGGCTCCTGGGACTGCTCCTGCATTGCAACTTCCTACCTTGGACTTGA